The Paeniglutamicibacter cryotolerans genome window below encodes:
- a CDS encoding relaxase/mobilization nuclease domain-containing protein — MIPNVTRGSRMRGLLSYLVSTDLAKTSNVHRDPHVVAGSAAVMAWFDDGVLDQQDAAEIAAFLDQPHRRFGVQVMRRNKRWDPGAGEMVDQGLVKADVWHCSLSLAPNERVVTDQEWGDIANEFVGAMGFTESSGKAPCRWVAINHGTSTGGNQHIHLAVSLVREDGTKASVHMDQPRSQAVCRGLEQTYGLEELSSIHAARGYERAEPQTAIRQGREMHRVSLERKVRAAASVALNEAGFVCEGRNAGLLMRPRYAKGTTDVVVGYSVAERPVAGARPVWFGGGQLARDLGLGQLRTRWADTALGSMDAVAEWNAAARNQHQVKPIGPHVAGARSWEEQTAVAQRLAERLQSLAVGDHASWAWVAREASGVFATWSAQVEQVPGPLAATADELAKTAQLRDYRVHGAPVALPSLAGAAMLLLAAGSNSKGAAQSAFLLQLLRTVRAIHDMHQQSLRVRETRNLELVFARDLVPFVRDMPEPVLAGTRAEAGVGMGTEVPESVRLARLSFPLPIFGTEAAPRSGSVVPPMIKRNRTYEPQTPGPETERDR; from the coding sequence GTGATTCCGAATGTGACCCGGGGTTCGCGGATGCGGGGTTTGCTCTCGTATTTGGTGTCGACGGATCTGGCGAAGACGAGCAATGTGCATCGGGATCCGCATGTGGTGGCCGGCAGTGCTGCGGTGATGGCGTGGTTTGATGATGGGGTTTTGGATCAGCAGGACGCGGCTGAGATTGCCGCGTTTTTGGATCAGCCGCATCGGCGGTTCGGTGTTCAGGTGATGCGTCGGAACAAGCGCTGGGATCCGGGTGCCGGTGAAATGGTGGATCAGGGTTTGGTGAAGGCCGATGTGTGGCATTGTTCGTTGAGCTTGGCTCCGAACGAGCGGGTGGTGACCGATCAGGAGTGGGGGGATATCGCCAACGAGTTTGTGGGGGCGATGGGTTTCACCGAATCCAGTGGCAAGGCCCCGTGCCGGTGGGTGGCGATCAACCACGGGACCAGTACGGGAGGTAATCAGCACATCCACTTGGCGGTGTCTTTGGTGCGTGAGGATGGGACGAAGGCTTCGGTGCATATGGATCAGCCGCGTTCCCAGGCGGTGTGTCGGGGGTTGGAGCAAACGTATGGGTTGGAGGAGCTTTCCTCGATTCATGCCGCACGGGGTTATGAGCGGGCCGAACCGCAGACCGCGATCCGGCAGGGCCGGGAGATGCACAGGGTGTCGTTGGAGCGCAAGGTGCGCGCTGCTGCCAGCGTTGCCCTGAACGAGGCGGGGTTTGTGTGTGAGGGACGTAATGCTGGGCTGTTGATGCGCCCCCGCTACGCGAAGGGCACCACGGATGTGGTGGTCGGTTACTCGGTGGCTGAACGACCGGTGGCGGGGGCACGTCCGGTGTGGTTTGGTGGCGGGCAGTTGGCCCGTGATCTGGGATTGGGACAGCTGCGCACCCGGTGGGCTGACACGGCGCTGGGTTCGATGGATGCGGTGGCGGAGTGGAATGCCGCGGCCCGCAATCAGCACCAGGTGAAACCGATTGGCCCGCACGTGGCTGGTGCCCGGTCGTGGGAGGAGCAGACCGCGGTAGCGCAACGGCTAGCTGAGCGCTTGCAGTCCTTGGCGGTGGGCGATCATGCCTCGTGGGCGTGGGTGGCACGGGAGGCTTCGGGGGTCTTTGCCACGTGGTCCGCACAGGTGGAGCAGGTTCCGGGACCGCTGGCTGCCACGGCTGATGAGTTGGCTAAGACGGCGCAGTTGCGTGATTATCGGGTGCATGGGGCGCCGGTGGCGTTACCGTCGCTGGCGGGAGCAGCGATGTTGCTGCTGGCCGCCGGTTCCAACAGTAAGGGTGCTGCGCAGTCGGCGTTCTTGTTGCAGTTGTTGCGCACGGTGCGGGCGATTCATGACATGCATCAGCAGTCGTTGCGGGTGCGGGAGACCCGAAATTTGGAGTTGGTTTTTGCCCGGGATTTGGTCCCGTTTGTGCGGGATATGCCCGAACCGGTGCTGGCGGGCACCCGAGCGGAGGCGGGCGTGGGCATGGGGACCGAGGTTCCTGAGTCGGTTCGGTTGGCTCGGCTCAGTTTCCCGCTGCCGATTTTCGGCACCGAGGCCGCCCCACGTTCGGGCAGTGTCGTTCCGCCGATGATCAAGCGGAACCGCACGTATGAACCGCAGACGCCGGGGCCGGAAACAGAACGCGACCGATAG
- a CDS encoding plasmid mobilization protein, whose translation MSEVPGRRLRLGKRRRENAPAGSKKRRDLWVTAEEDALLVARAEREGVTVPRLLIAAAVSENVETPLERRAMVAELFAIHTLLARVSNNVNQLARHANAGDEFPVEAAATLAYVRRLAFRISDTVEGIRL comes from the coding sequence GTGTCTGAGGTACCTGGGCGTCGCTTGCGTTTGGGGAAGCGCCGGCGGGAGAACGCTCCGGCTGGTTCGAAGAAGCGTCGTGATTTGTGGGTCACTGCCGAAGAGGATGCTTTGTTGGTGGCGCGGGCTGAGCGGGAGGGCGTGACGGTGCCGCGGTTGTTGATTGCCGCGGCGGTGTCCGAGAATGTGGAGACGCCGCTGGAGCGTCGGGCGATGGTGGCTGAGTTGTTTGCGATTCATACGTTGTTGGCTCGGGTGTCGAACAACGTGAATCAGTTGGCGCGGCATGCTAATGCGGGGGATGAGTTTCCGGTGGAGGCGGCGGCCACACTGGCGTATGTGCGCCGGTTGGCGTTTCGTATCAGTGACACGGTGGAGGGGATCCGGTTGTGA
- a CDS encoding DUF4192 family protein, whose translation MDKITASTSIDLIAVAVHALGFTPTSSVVLMLLEDHALSATLRLDADPGVPAGAWASVVGGYVQQVSSITGVMLLSFEDERAMSPAQYRALDLVLTVSRCPIRGAVRIRDGFITEYTETQPECPAGNQPGTPSASPAHHQGGKVPVGAVALCTTALELMASTTCYAKLAADIPPYDPTQTKVSELQRSREEASGLDAGHRGTRTMVCARLIGLVMGYQCTGTITPEQGAWLAGMCTNKGIRDLLFGFLATTEDEMDSIGAVLLGERAPDDWEFFTDGADAIYAALEYVPPQDRVDLLAGLGWTRWIQGKGTEAMNFLNLAQSTDPTHRLTVLLMRLITDGHLPVSAITKH comes from the coding sequence ATGGACAAGATCACCGCCAGCACGAGCATCGACCTGATCGCCGTTGCCGTCCACGCCCTGGGCTTCACCCCCACCTCCTCGGTGGTGCTCATGCTGTTAGAGGACCACGCATTGAGCGCGACCCTGCGCTTGGATGCGGACCCGGGGGTCCCGGCCGGGGCGTGGGCTTCGGTGGTGGGTGGGTATGTGCAGCAGGTGTCGAGCATTACCGGGGTCATGTTGCTCAGCTTTGAAGATGAACGGGCGATGAGCCCGGCACAGTATCGGGCGTTGGATCTGGTGCTCACCGTGTCCCGGTGCCCGATCCGGGGTGCGGTGCGGATCAGGGACGGATTCATCACCGAGTACACCGAAACCCAGCCCGAATGCCCTGCGGGCAACCAGCCCGGGACCCCGTCCGCAAGCCCCGCCCACCACCAGGGCGGGAAGGTCCCGGTGGGTGCGGTGGCACTCTGCACGACCGCGTTGGAACTCATGGCGTCCACCACCTGCTATGCGAAGCTTGCCGCCGACATTCCGCCCTACGATCCCACCCAGACGAAGGTCTCGGAGCTTCAGAGGAGCCGGGAGGAGGCCAGCGGGTTGGATGCCGGGCATCGGGGAACGCGCACCATGGTGTGTGCCCGGCTGATCGGGTTGGTCATGGGGTACCAGTGCACCGGAACGATCACCCCGGAGCAGGGTGCGTGGTTGGCCGGGATGTGTACGAACAAGGGAATCCGGGATCTGCTCTTTGGCTTCTTGGCTACCACCGAGGATGAGATGGACAGCATCGGGGCGGTCCTGCTGGGGGAGCGGGCCCCCGATGACTGGGAGTTCTTCACCGACGGTGCAGATGCGATCTATGCGGCGTTGGAATATGTTCCACCGCAGGACCGGGTGGACCTGTTGGCTGGGTTGGGGTGGACGCGCTGGATCCAAGGCAAGGGTACCGAGGCGATGAACTTCCTGAACCTGGCCCAGTCCACTGACCCCACCCATCGGCTGACCGTGTTGTTGATGCGGTTGATCACGGACGGGCACTTGCCGGTCTCGGCGATCACGAAGCACTGA
- a CDS encoding glutaredoxin family protein translates to MAITIYTKPGCFGCRKTVQKLAAAGIPFTEVDLTQVPAALEYVTEELGYSQAPVVVVDDQFHWSGLNPANIERAIAYVSQEVSG, encoded by the coding sequence ATGGCCATCACGATCTATACGAAACCGGGGTGCTTCGGGTGCCGTAAGACGGTCCAGAAGCTTGCCGCGGCCGGGATCCCGTTCACGGAGGTCGACCTGACCCAGGTACCGGCAGCGCTGGAATACGTCACCGAGGAGCTCGGCTATTCCCAGGCGCCGGTCGTCGTGGTTGATGATCAGTTTCATTGGTCCGGGTTGAACCCGGCCAACATTGAGCGGGCGATCGCTTATGTAAGCCAGGAGGTGTCCGGGTGA
- a CDS encoding VOC family protein yields MPALPAIDHLALTVSDVEVSVLFYSRLLGAEPSGTMLDGPFIRRKFDLGGGASLGLTEHQAATGENRFDEHHPGLDHVGFSVASSAELLQWAAHLDSIGVVHSGLIDAPYGTALNFKDPDGIALEFFVSQ; encoded by the coding sequence ATGCCTGCGTTGCCCGCCATTGACCACCTAGCTTTGACCGTGAGCGACGTGGAGGTCAGCGTCCTTTTTTACTCCCGCCTGTTGGGTGCAGAGCCCTCCGGGACGATGCTCGATGGCCCGTTTATCCGACGTAAATTCGATCTCGGTGGAGGAGCATCACTGGGACTAACGGAGCATCAAGCAGCCACCGGCGAGAACCGATTCGATGAACACCATCCGGGCCTGGATCATGTCGGCTTTTCCGTAGCCAGCTCAGCGGAACTTCTGCAATGGGCCGCGCATCTGGATAGCATCGGCGTAGTCCACAGCGGGCTCATCGACGCCCCCTATGGAACGGCACTTAACTTCAAGGACCCGGACGGCATCGCGCTGGAGTTCTTCGTGTCTCAGTAG
- a CDS encoding COG4705 family protein, with protein sequence MSMPFPLNTSALQVSDEAPGPVKSRFMKVPIITATFWTIKILSTTVGETFADYLAVNVGLGPLITTGMMITLLAVALVLQFRTRSYTPWIYWLSVVLVSIVGTQITDFFTDTLGISLYVSTAIFTVLLIAVFTTWYFQERTLAITSIDTVRREAFYWAAILTAFALGTAAGDLATEALGLGFLWGSIIFGALIVACGIAVRAGAPVVAAFWVAYVLTRPLGASIGDLLTQDRSYGGMGVGAAVTSVLFLAVILILVVREQIHVQRHGVLTKGQTAAGGRMRDFVWAGAGMVAIVVAAATVTSLQAEQAPVSAATLSSATGAQARGPLGDLSTFSAIVDDVTAKIEAGDLPAARTRVKDLETAWDSAEAGLKPKSPAAWGTMDKAIDGELTSLRADHPDQGTCLAATHHLQSVIDSP encoded by the coding sequence ATGAGCATGCCCTTCCCGCTCAACACATCGGCGTTGCAGGTATCTGATGAGGCGCCGGGGCCGGTCAAATCCCGGTTCATGAAGGTACCGATCATCACCGCGACGTTCTGGACGATCAAGATCCTGTCAACCACGGTGGGAGAGACTTTCGCCGACTACCTGGCGGTGAACGTCGGCCTCGGACCGCTCATTACGACCGGCATGATGATCACTCTGCTCGCCGTGGCGCTTGTTCTCCAGTTCCGAACGCGGAGCTACACCCCGTGGATATACTGGCTCAGCGTTGTGCTGGTGAGTATCGTGGGTACTCAAATCACGGACTTCTTCACCGACACGCTGGGTATAAGCCTGTATGTCTCCACCGCGATCTTCACGGTGTTGTTGATCGCGGTTTTCACCACCTGGTACTTCCAGGAGCGCACTTTGGCGATCACGTCGATCGATACGGTGCGGCGAGAGGCCTTCTACTGGGCCGCGATCCTCACCGCGTTCGCCCTCGGTACCGCCGCCGGCGACCTGGCGACCGAGGCGCTGGGACTTGGATTCCTGTGGGGCTCCATCATCTTCGGCGCTCTCATAGTGGCGTGCGGGATTGCGGTTCGGGCAGGAGCCCCGGTGGTTGCGGCCTTCTGGGTCGCTTATGTCCTGACACGCCCGCTGGGTGCCTCCATCGGTGATCTCCTGACCCAGGACCGCAGTTACGGCGGCATGGGAGTGGGGGCCGCGGTCACCAGCGTGCTGTTCCTGGCCGTCATCCTGATCCTGGTCGTACGCGAGCAGATCCATGTCCAACGGCACGGGGTGCTGACCAAGGGACAAACCGCTGCTGGAGGACGCATGCGCGACTTCGTTTGGGCAGGGGCCGGCATGGTCGCAATCGTCGTTGCGGCCGCGACAGTGACGTCCCTCCAAGCGGAGCAGGCGCCGGTGAGTGCCGCGACGCTCAGTTCGGCCACCGGCGCGCAGGCGAGGGGGCCACTGGGTGACCTCTCGACGTTCTCAGCGATCGTTGATGACGTCACCGCGAAGATCGAGGCCGGCGATCTCCCCGCAGCGCGTACACGCGTCAAGGACCTTGAGACCGCATGGGACAGCGCCGAGGCCGGGCTTAAACCGAAATCACCGGCTGCTTGGGGAACGATGGACAAGGCGATCGATGGGGAGCTGACCTCCCTGCGTGCCGACCACCCTGACCAGGGGACCTGTCTGGCAGCGACACATCACTTACAATCGGTCATTGACTCCCCGTAA
- a CDS encoding response regulator transcription factor: MRILMAEDDPMIASVLTQRLVEDAHVVEVVTDGKTALSYARLGDFDVVLLDLGLPGLDGIDVLHALRAGDEGDQGPVVIVITARGAVTDKVTGLDAGADDYLVKPFAYEELHARLRAVGRRCSSHTTAILRAGTIALDEARATACCSGGESVPLTRRELALLRALIRHPGVVLSRDQLESQVYGSDIEIESNAIDFIIRRLRGKLGGDCIRNVRGLGWMIPRAR, translated from the coding sequence ATGAGGATCCTCATGGCCGAGGACGATCCGATGATCGCATCGGTGCTGACGCAACGGCTCGTCGAGGACGCACACGTCGTCGAAGTCGTGACCGACGGGAAAACTGCTCTGTCATATGCTCGGCTCGGAGACTTTGACGTGGTCCTGCTCGATCTGGGCCTGCCCGGTCTGGACGGGATCGACGTGCTCCATGCCTTGCGTGCGGGGGATGAAGGCGACCAGGGACCCGTGGTCATCGTGATCACCGCCAGGGGCGCCGTGACGGACAAGGTCACGGGTCTGGATGCCGGGGCTGATGACTACCTCGTGAAACCGTTCGCTTATGAGGAACTGCACGCAAGACTACGGGCGGTGGGCAGGCGCTGCTCGTCGCACACCACTGCCATCCTGCGTGCAGGAACCATCGCCCTTGACGAGGCGAGGGCGACAGCCTGTTGTAGCGGCGGCGAGTCCGTTCCCCTGACCCGACGCGAACTTGCTTTGCTTCGTGCCCTGATCCGACATCCCGGCGTCGTCCTCTCCCGCGACCAGCTGGAGTCACAGGTGTATGGGAGTGACATTGAGATCGAGTCCAACGCAATTGACTTCATCATCCGGCGTCTTCGCGGAAAACTCGGAGGGGACTGCATCCGTAATGTGCGGGGGCTTGGCTGGATGATCCCGAGGGCCCGATGA
- a CDS encoding sensor histidine kinase — MSIHHRASSLQSRLITALVAVVLLVTVTAASWSYHRAFVEAKEAQDGLLSRVAQIVGTPGVDFAQDDLSKLSNQSGLVVEVLEGAGMSHALPPIPADGLGTVLTDTGSQRVMVRSLADGRRIAVAQPIAVRQDAVNETLLSTVMPIMLTAPFLILVAWLVVAWALRPVNALARELEQRDDGSLAPLTRTRIPRELARFLDALEAHHLRAAEILEGQRRFAAEASHELRTPVAAVSFQAEHLLSATSDADRAQRQEALRSGLARLRALCEQLLVLGDETPRIDLPVPFEEIARLVASNVMEMADAEHADMFWDLGDAGDARVPASATRVVLQNLVHNAIRYAGSAGPIEVRAWRGPTWIRIEVLDHGPGIREPERALDAFHREAGQEIPGTGLGLAITMRMLERLGGELQLLPRGDGGQGTLARVTIPLSRHFTATRSVVDHFDPDPGSDTSSKLQNT, encoded by the coding sequence ATGAGCATCCACCATCGGGCCTCGTCCCTGCAGTCGCGATTGATCACCGCTCTCGTCGCAGTCGTCTTACTGGTCACCGTCACCGCTGCCTCATGGTCGTATCATCGGGCCTTCGTTGAAGCCAAGGAAGCCCAAGATGGGCTCCTCTCGCGTGTAGCCCAAATCGTGGGGACTCCGGGTGTGGATTTCGCCCAGGACGATCTCTCGAAGCTCTCCAACCAGTCCGGTCTCGTAGTTGAGGTGCTTGAGGGCGCCGGGATGTCCCATGCCCTTCCCCCGATTCCAGCCGATGGCCTGGGCACCGTTTTGACGGACACCGGTTCGCAGAGGGTCATGGTGCGTTCCCTTGCGGACGGACGCAGGATCGCTGTCGCCCAGCCGATCGCGGTCCGCCAGGACGCGGTGAACGAAACTCTACTCTCGACAGTCATGCCGATCATGCTCACTGCGCCGTTCCTCATCCTGGTGGCTTGGCTTGTCGTCGCCTGGGCATTGAGACCTGTCAACGCACTGGCCCGCGAACTCGAACAACGCGATGACGGGTCCCTCGCACCGCTGACGCGGACGCGCATCCCCAGGGAATTGGCCCGTTTCCTCGACGCACTTGAAGCCCACCACCTCCGTGCAGCGGAAATTCTCGAGGGACAGCGGCGCTTCGCCGCTGAGGCGTCTCACGAGCTACGCACGCCCGTGGCCGCAGTCTCCTTCCAAGCGGAGCATCTGCTCTCCGCCACCTCGGATGCGGATCGCGCCCAACGGCAGGAAGCACTGCGCAGTGGACTCGCGCGGCTGCGTGCCCTGTGCGAGCAGCTGCTCGTCCTGGGCGACGAAACCCCTCGGATAGACCTGCCGGTGCCGTTCGAGGAGATCGCAAGACTCGTCGCGTCAAACGTCATGGAGATGGCCGATGCAGAGCACGCGGACATGTTCTGGGACCTTGGCGACGCGGGAGATGCTCGCGTTCCGGCTTCCGCCACCCGCGTGGTCCTGCAGAATCTGGTGCATAATGCGATCCGCTATGCAGGATCCGCTGGTCCAATCGAGGTGCGCGCATGGCGAGGCCCAACCTGGATCCGGATCGAAGTGCTCGACCACGGACCGGGAATCCGCGAGCCGGAGCGGGCACTGGATGCCTTCCATCGTGAAGCAGGCCAGGAAATTCCCGGCACCGGGCTCGGGCTCGCAATCACCATGCGAATGCTCGAGCGTCTAGGGGGCGAGCTGCAGTTGTTGCCTCGCGGCGATGGGGGTCAAGGCACCCTCGCGCGCGTCACGATCCCGCTCAGCCGGCATTTCACAGCTACCCGCTCCGTGGTCGATCACTTCGATCCGGATCCGGGCAGCGATACCTCTTCGAAGCTGCAGAACACGTAA
- a CDS encoding decaprenyl-phosphate phosphoribosyltransferase, whose amino-acid sequence MTEFATHLPAPTPRARLQKLTRRNHTESFLRMVAALFAAARPTQWPKNLLLFAAPAAAGVLSEPHIALQALAASVAFTLGSAATYFLNDLRDLDADRSHPTKCRRPLASGRISAKLGYAAALFLAAASMLTAMTVGWMTFIGLCTYLALTTSYSLYLKRFPVIDILVVAMGFVLRAGTGALATGVVVTSWFLLVTFFGALYIVTAKRQAELQSKTELMTPVSAEGLPPTTSRTTLSLYTKSWLEQTVTLALTSAIICYSLWAVQHPGTPLAAGLIQASILPFVATLLRYGYLCSRGDGQRPEHLMFSDGFLAAAAITWMLTAMAGIYLAVSL is encoded by the coding sequence ATGACCGAGTTCGCAACACACCTGCCGGCGCCCACCCCGCGGGCCCGCTTGCAGAAACTGACGAGAAGGAATCACACGGAATCATTTCTTCGGATGGTCGCCGCCCTTTTCGCCGCAGCCAGACCGACCCAATGGCCTAAAAACCTCCTGCTCTTCGCCGCCCCGGCAGCGGCGGGGGTCCTCTCTGAACCACACATTGCCCTCCAGGCCCTGGCAGCATCGGTGGCCTTCACCCTTGGCTCGGCGGCAACATACTTCCTCAACGACCTCCGTGACCTCGACGCAGATAGAAGCCACCCCACCAAATGCCGCAGACCTTTAGCCTCCGGCAGGATCAGTGCCAAGCTCGGGTACGCCGCAGCGTTATTCTTGGCTGCCGCATCGATGCTCACGGCGATGACTGTGGGGTGGATGACGTTCATCGGTCTTTGCACCTACCTAGCGCTGACTACCTCTTATTCGCTTTACCTCAAACGCTTCCCTGTTATCGACATCCTCGTCGTTGCCATGGGCTTCGTCCTGCGTGCAGGTACAGGGGCGCTGGCCACGGGCGTCGTGGTGACATCATGGTTTCTGCTGGTCACCTTCTTCGGCGCGCTCTACATCGTCACCGCTAAACGGCAAGCAGAACTGCAGTCCAAGACCGAGCTCATGACACCGGTCAGCGCTGAGGGTCTGCCACCGACAACGAGTCGGACCACCTTATCGCTTTACACCAAAAGCTGGCTGGAGCAGACAGTGACTCTCGCTCTGACGAGCGCGATTATCTGCTACTCACTCTGGGCCGTCCAACACCCCGGGACCCCGTTGGCTGCGGGGCTTATACAGGCCTCTATCCTCCCGTTCGTGGCGACTCTTCTGCGTTATGGCTACCTCTGCTCACGAGGCGACGGGCAACGCCCCGAACACCTCATGTTCAGCGACGGCTTCCTGGCAGCAGCAGCGATCACCTGGATGCTCACCGCCATGGCAGGAATCTACCTGGCCGTCTCGCTATGA
- a CDS encoding FAD-binding protein, producing MKASDPQSAKVPSDNQEESAFTHQSTINGWGRTTSTRVHLECPTSEHRLQDLLTTSLGPVTVRGAGRSYGDAAIGPHTIDLTGLATIRSFDPATGIIFSDAGATLQALHQVSVPQGWALPVLPGTSRITLGGAIASDVHGKNHMHQGSFGHHVLEMELMLASGSLLRISPDTHSEEFCATVGGMGLTGVIVSAAIQLLCTETPYLRVFRRKAETLEAAMDLITDSIRTPSHAVAWVDATREDLRGLVEVSTPASTQMLSERMKNKLPPAPGISMRNIRTFPGRGIVNDRSIRWANAVRWNLPLGAGPRIVHFTAALNPLDGASFWPAAFGSQGLIQYQFCVPTCSHPVLREILEGLQSSGLIPALAVLKRFGACGNGLLSFPQPGWTLALDFPAHYPGLAAALGHLDTVVANAGGRVYLSKDNRLPAEMVPLMYPQLQRWQGTRARLDPTHKMGSLLSQRLNLLEL from the coding sequence ATGAAAGCCTCCGACCCACAATCAGCCAAGGTTCCCAGCGACAATCAGGAAGAAAGCGCTTTCACCCACCAGAGCACAATCAACGGGTGGGGCCGAACCACCTCCACCCGGGTCCACCTCGAATGCCCTACCTCGGAGCATCGCCTCCAAGACCTCCTCACGACATCTCTCGGTCCGGTCACGGTGCGTGGAGCCGGACGTAGTTACGGAGACGCCGCGATAGGGCCTCACACCATCGACCTCACGGGCCTGGCAACCATCCGATCCTTTGATCCCGCCACCGGCATCATCTTCTCCGATGCCGGTGCGACATTGCAGGCCCTGCACCAGGTCTCCGTTCCCCAAGGCTGGGCACTTCCCGTGCTGCCGGGAACCTCCCGCATCACCCTCGGCGGAGCCATAGCAAGCGACGTACACGGAAAGAACCACATGCACCAAGGGTCTTTCGGTCACCACGTGCTCGAGATGGAACTCATGCTTGCCTCCGGGAGCCTCTTGAGAATTTCCCCCGACACCCATTCCGAGGAATTCTGCGCAACGGTCGGAGGAATGGGCCTCACCGGGGTCATCGTCTCGGCCGCGATCCAGCTACTATGCACAGAAACGCCGTACCTGCGCGTTTTCCGTCGGAAGGCAGAAACCTTGGAAGCGGCCATGGACCTCATCACAGATTCGATACGAACGCCGTCCCATGCCGTGGCATGGGTGGATGCCACCCGAGAGGACCTGCGCGGCTTGGTCGAGGTCAGCACCCCGGCGAGCACGCAAATGCTGTCCGAAAGGATGAAAAACAAGCTGCCACCGGCACCCGGCATCTCGATGCGCAACATCCGCACGTTCCCCGGGCGAGGAATCGTCAACGATCGAAGCATTCGGTGGGCAAATGCAGTTCGCTGGAATCTTCCCTTGGGTGCCGGACCCAGGATCGTTCATTTCACCGCTGCCCTGAATCCTCTGGATGGGGCTAGTTTTTGGCCTGCGGCCTTCGGGAGTCAAGGACTGATCCAATACCAGTTCTGCGTTCCAACTTGTAGCCATCCAGTGCTGAGAGAAATTTTGGAAGGACTTCAGAGTTCAGGGCTGATCCCTGCTCTTGCCGTGCTGAAGCGCTTCGGAGCGTGCGGGAACGGCCTGCTTTCCTTCCCGCAGCCGGGCTGGACACTGGCCTTGGACTTTCCCGCCCACTACCCGGGACTCGCAGCTGCCTTGGGCCACTTAGACACGGTCGTCGCCAACGCAGGAGGCCGCGTCTACCTCTCCAAGGACAATCGCCTGCCAGCTGAGATGGTTCCGTTGATGTATCCGCAGCTGCAGCGCTGGCAGGGAACAAGAGCCCGGCTAGACCCGACCCATAAGATGGGCTCCTTGCTCTCCCAGCGGCTCAACCTTCTGGAGCTCTAA
- a CDS encoding SDR family NAD(P)-dependent oxidoreductase encodes MALRTQPFERIILLGGSSEIGLAIVGCTSAPHATICLVGRPGPRQAAAAEHLRSRGHTVTEAAYDTAMTFTQTQDVLMVAKDLLGGPTTRIDAIIMAIGTMGDPLTPEATLGTNLVGPALLILSSQRVLGSQGSGSLIVLSSAAAVRPRESILFYAMAKQGIDTLARTTTESMKSQGVRTLIVRPGFVSTTMTAHLRPPPFSSTPSATARHVARALKGRKGVIWVPGILRWVILTLRFLPRSLLPGSLR; translated from the coding sequence ATGGCACTTCGCACGCAACCCTTTGAACGAATCATTTTGCTGGGCGGCAGCTCGGAGATAGGGCTCGCGATCGTGGGTTGCACCAGCGCACCCCACGCTACGATCTGTCTCGTGGGACGCCCCGGCCCCAGACAAGCAGCGGCCGCGGAGCATCTGCGTAGCAGGGGGCACACCGTCACTGAAGCCGCCTATGACACAGCAATGACATTTACCCAGACGCAGGACGTGCTCATGGTCGCAAAGGACCTCCTCGGGGGCCCCACAACGCGTATTGATGCGATTATCATGGCCATTGGAACCATGGGAGATCCCCTGACCCCGGAGGCAACGCTCGGCACAAACCTCGTAGGACCCGCTTTGCTCATCCTCAGCAGTCAACGGGTATTGGGCAGTCAGGGCTCCGGGTCCCTGATCGTCCTTTCCTCGGCTGCCGCGGTACGTCCCCGCGAGTCGATCTTGTTCTATGCGATGGCAAAACAAGGAATCGACACCCTGGCCCGGACCACCACCGAGTCGATGAAATCCCAGGGGGTCAGGACATTGATCGTCAGACCCGGATTCGTCTCCACGACGATGACCGCGCACCTGAGGCCACCGCCATTCTCATCAACGCCATCGGCCACCGCGCGCCACGTAGCCCGGGCCCTCAAAGGCCGAAAGGGTGTCATCTGGGTACCCGGTATCCTGCGCTGGGTGATTCTGACGCTCCGGTTCCTTCCGCGATCGCTGCTGCCTGGATCGCTGAGATGA